GTTTAAATGGCTTCCAGCTAATAAATAAACTCGTATATGCATCCTGAAGTTTTTCTTGATGCTGATAAGTTTTCAGTATATATTGGTTTTCATCGATAAATGTAGCTTGATAAGGTTCTAAAAATACTTGATACCTTGCTAAATAACTTATATATACTTTTTCAAAGTTTAATTGATATTTAAATTGATTACCTACTACATAATATGGAGATATGTTGTAATTCCCTCGGTATATTAAAAAATCATCTATTTGAACTTGATTATTTGCTAGCTCGGTTATTGAAGGGACATTGGATGATAAGTACGCATTATATCTAAACTTGTTCACACTATTAACTGTAGTGGATAGTGAGAGTGAAGATTTTAATACGATATCATTTTGAGTAATAGAGTTGTTGCTCTCATATTTTGCATGAGTGTTTTGAACTCCTAAATTATAGGTGTAGGATATCTTTTTAAACTTCCCTGATAGTCCTGAATATAGATAACTAATATTTTGGTATATGTCGCTAGAATATTGATTGTTGTATATTTGAGATAGATGTTTGTAAGAATTTCGAAAGCCTATGGTTAAACGATGTTTTTTTAATGGTTTGGTATAAAAGGTTTCTCCAATGATCGAATTGCTTTCATTATCATTAAAGTCAGAATAAATTCCACTATTATCCGATTTTAGTGAATTGGATGTTGAGAGTTTAGATTTTGAATTAGCTCCTGAAATTGTATTTACAATATTAATACCCCATGATTGGTCATTTCGTAATTTTCTTGAATAATATAAATCCAAAGCAATCGAATTAGATTGATCATCTAGCTCGCGGTGTCGATACTCTCTTTCTACTATCTCCATCCCACTGTGAGTGGCTCTTTGATTATATTTTTCATATCCATTGCTGTTACGATAAACCAATTCACCTGAGAATAGATATTTTGACGTATTGCGCTTGTATTCTGTGGATAGTTTGTTGTATGTCCCACGATATTCACTCGGTAAACCTTCGTAAATAGCATGGTAGTTTTTTTTGTTGTAGAAATAGGATTGATTTTTCTTTATATCATCAAACCCTCTATAGTCTATAAAATATTGTACATTAAAACTGTTAATCGAGTCGTATGCTTCAATGTTTAAAACATTTGTGCCAAAAATGTCTGAATAGGAGTTATTAAGATTCGTGCTTAGATCGAATCCTTTTTGCTTTCTATTGAAGGTAATAACATTAATTACTGATGTTAAGTTCAAATCGGAATATCGAGCAGGAGGAAGTTCGTAATGCTCAATTTTTTGAATCTCTTTTGGGTTTATTGATAACAATTTCTCTTCGTTTGTTCGTATGCCATTTAGCAGTAGTAGAACCCTTTTACCTTCATTGGTTGTAATTTTATTGTTAAAATGATTCAGTGAAAACAAAGGTAAATCGGTAATTAATTCAGAAGCTGTTGGAGTGTTTTTCCTATCCTTATCTGAGATTAAAAAAATATCCTTTTCGGCATTAACAAGCAGTTTGCTTGCTTTAACGTGAATATCATCAATAGTCAACAATGTGTCCTTTAACGTAATCGTATTAATATCCTTATAACTGAGACTGTTTAGCTTAACTGCCTTATCTTTGAATCCAAGACTTTTGAATCTAATTTCTGAGTATAATTTAGGATTAACATTTAAACTAAACCGACCTAATGTATCTGTGATGGTGCTATTTGTGTTTTTCCCTTCTTTGTCAAGGACCAATACACTGGTAGTTGGTATTGGTTCTTGTTTCTCATCAACTACAATTCCCTTTATTTTATTTTGTGCTAATGCTGCAAAAGAAAAATAAAAAATAAAAATAATTAGAGTAGATCTCATTTTAAACATATAATTTTTGTTGTAACTGTTTTAATTTCAAGTTAAAAAGAACTAATTCTTCAATGTTTAAGTTTAAATTTTTCAACACACATTCAAATCCATCTTTATTTTGTAAATGTTTTTCTGAGCATCTTCCGAAACAGGCAGGGTAAAGTTTACATTCGTAACAAGTATCGTCTCCAAAAAAAACCATTTTTTTTGCCAATCGATCAAAGTCCCACTTGATCAGACCACTTTCATAAAAAGTCCCTTCTGCATTTTCATCATTAAAATCATCACGAGTTGAGCATTTAAAGACCTTTCCGTCATAATTAATCAACACCTGATTTAGTCTTTCAGCAAAACATGGTATATTATGAGGTAATGTGTAGTAATCAACTAAAAAACCTTGCTTTAATATTAAAAATAATGTTGAAAGAATCGTTTCTTTTGAGATCTTTTCATGATCAACTTGCCAAACTTTCCTAATTATTAAAGAACATTTTTTTCGATTAAAACCATCTATCTTGTCTAATATTTTTGGCAAATCGTGTATAGATTCATCATCATAATTGAATCTTACCCATAAGTATGAGTTTTCAATATTTTCAAGGATCAAATGCATATTAGAAATTATTTTTTCATAAGTTCCTTTCCCATTATTTGTTTTCCTAATTGCATCATGCCTTACAGAACTACCATCTAGAGTTATTTGGAAGATAACTCTATACTTACCTAAGAAAGTAAGAAAGCTTTTAGAAATTAATGTTCCGTTGGTGGTGAAATCAAGTAATAGTTCTATCTTTCGTTCTCGACAAAATTCAGAAGTTAGTTCAATTAATGATTTAACACTATTAATATTTAATAAAGGTTCTCCACCAAAAAAAGATAGTTTTAATTCCTTATATGGATTACAGTCATAAGTTGCTTTTATATTCTTCTCTACTAATTCTATTACCTCATTAGTTATTTTTGTTCCTTTTATCTTATTTTCATGGCAATACCAACAGTCAAGATTACAATCTAATGTAGTGTTAACACTTACCTGATATGTACTGCGATCCATCCTAGACAACATTCTAGAGAAATGTGCATTTTTTAGCTCATCTTTTTCGTCATCTATAATTAATCCACTTTCGCATAACTGTTCAAAAAGAGCTTTTTCATATTGTTGAATATAATTAATGTCATTATTTTCGAATACATCACTCAGTCTATTATTAAGAATAGTATAGCTATTTTTTACACTGCTGTAAAAAACATTTCCTTTACTCACCCTTGCTTTTACAAAGTATTTACTTTTTTTCATTGAATATAAATTGAATATAATAAATACTACCCCTGTCATAAATAACAGAGGTAGTGTCTCACATTGCTGATTTATTACTTGCAATCGCAGCCGTGTCCTGAATTGTGAGTACTTTCACCAGAACAACCACAACCATGACCAGAGTTAATTACAGTATCTTCCATAATAGATTCACCCCAGCCTCCAACGACTAATAGCATTTCTTCTGATTCTAATACATCATCTACAAATGGGAACCTCTCAAAATCGTTTTTTTCAAACTAATGCCTGTATCCTCATAGAGATAAGAAAAATTATCTATTTTTAGTTACACCTTAAGCGTTGAATATCAGGATAATACACCATGCTCACTAATTGATTAGACATACCTATCCCTACATTAGTTGTAATCGTCTAATTTGCTCATATCTAAATAAGTTGTAAGTAAGATTAATTAGCCCTATAATGGTACTTGCTCTTTTAAAACCGATGCTTCTGACATATAATTTATTCATACTGTATTCCATAAAACCAAAGACATGTTCAACTCTTGATCTTGTTTTAGACTTCTCTTTATTTCGTTTTTTTTGCTGGTCTGTCAATGGATTTCCTCTGGTTCCTTTTTCATTGACTTTATTATTCATGTCGCTCTTTTTAATAATTTCCTCACATCTCTCTCCTGTATAAGCACTATCAGCATAAAAGTCACAATTCTCATCAGATTTGTCTCCGATAAGAAGTTCTATGACTTTTGAGTCGTGAAGCTCTGCACTAGAAGAGGTGTACTCATCTATCAGTTTACTTTTTGCATCTATTTTGATGTGATTCTTATAACCATAAAAGGTTTCACTTCCTTTTTTAGCCCAACGAGCATCTATATCTTTTTGTCTTATTTTATGAACATTAGACTCCCAAGACTCTGGAATACAGTCATTCTCTTTAATATGTTTGTTCTCTTCTTCACTATTTCGTTGCCTTGGAACTTCCACAAAACTTGCATCAACAATCTTCCCTTCTGAGACTAATAGTCCTTCATTATTTAACTTCTCATTAAAAAGTTCAAAGAGGTCTCGTTCAAGTCCTAACTTTGTTATATTGTCCCGAAATCGCCATATTGTCTTTTCATCAGGTACAGCACTACTTCGAACAAGACCTAAAAAACGACTAAATGAATGTCGGTCTAGAATCTGATATTCTGTTTGAAAATCACTAAGATTATAGTACCGTTGTAATATTAAAATCTTGAACATTAGTATTGGGCAATATGATGAAGCTCCTGCATTACTCTTTCGGTCTTTCTCATAAATAAGTTCCAATGTCGGTCGAAAAATTTCCCAATCGATAATGTCATTTAATCGCTCCAAGGGATCTCCCATTTGCTGTAACCTCTCTAGCCTAAAAATGTCATCAAATAAAATATCGTTATCTATAGTCTTATATCTCATAGTCCGAAAGATCTTAATTATGACAACAATAAGGTAATTTACAATATTAAGTATCAGTTAATTAATTCTGAGAGGTGCCCAAATGATGAAAATCCACTAAACGAATTGTTTTTTTCTAAATTCATAATTTTATAATTTATTAAATATTAATTTGAGTGTTTTATAGTGTTATCACTCATCACAATAACTATATGTAGTTACCTTATCTAAAATCTTCGATTTACCTTCTATACATTTCATGCAAAGTTCAGTCACATATTTTTAAAGTGCTTCTTAATTCTCTTGTGAATTCAAAGAACAAATGGAACATTACATTTTTTTAACAAAGATGATTCGTTAAACTAAGGTCGAAAATAACAGGGAAATTGCATTTATAACTTGTTGGATATTAGATAGAATTAACAAGTCTGTGAACGAGCGATAAGCTTTTCTCTATATTCATCGACATATATTGCTCTATTTTTCTTCCATTTCAATGTTTTTTTGTTCTCCGTATCCAACTTTAAGATGTTAAGAGCCATTTTACAAAGCATATTCATATTTTCAGCTGCATGATCTTTTTTTCGCTGCTGTTTATCTTCATTGAAGCTTACATCGAGTGTCCAATGAAGATTATTTTCGATTGCCCAATGTGAACGTATAAGTTTATTAAACCTCTCAGCTGTTGTATCTAAAGAGGATATGTAATACCTCACATCACTTCGTTCTTTATTTGTTGAAGATTCT
The Prolixibacteraceae bacterium DNA segment above includes these coding regions:
- a CDS encoding TonB-dependent receptor family protein translates to MRSTLIIFIFYFSFAALAQNKIKGIVVDEKQEPIPTTSVLVLDKEGKNTNSTITDTLGRFSLNVNPKLYSEIRFKSLGFKDKAVKLNSLSYKDINTITLKDTLLTIDDIHVKASKLLVNAEKDIFLISDKDRKNTPTASELITDLPLFSLNHFNNKITTNEGKRVLLLLNGIRTNEEKLLSINPKEIQKIEHYELPPARYSDLNLTSVINVITFNRKQKGFDLSTNLNNSYSDIFGTNVLNIEAYDSINSFNVQYFIDYRGFDDIKKNQSYFYNKKNYHAIYEGLPSEYRGTYNKLSTEYKRNTSKYLFSGELVYRNSNGYEKYNQRATHSGMEIVEREYRHRELDDQSNSIALDLYYSRKLRNDQSWGINIVNTISGANSKSKLSTSNSLKSDNSGIYSDFNDNESNSIIGETFYTKPLKKHRLTIGFRNSYKHLSQIYNNQYSSDIYQNISYLYSGLSGKFKKISYTYNLGVQNTHAKYESNNSITQNDIVLKSSLSLSTTVNSVNKFRYNAYLSSNVPSITELANNQVQIDDFLIYRGNYNISPYYVVGNQFKYQLNFEKVYISYLARYQVFLEPYQATFIDENQYILKTYQHQEKLQDAYTSLFISWKPFKQFVIQPIYGFSYVSNQYTGNRTEKLASHYFSLKATLSHKSWKLILEDIEPYKNLQGDIVTEVGRSAYGQLSFTKKNLTLAAWYWHQPEPVSSRSISNVISLNENKVWDELQNVFGIKLNYFIHTGNKKTRNNKKRLRNEDRVSGLSKENTVNFK
- a CDS encoding radical SAM protein → MKKSKYFVKARVSKGNVFYSSVKNSYTILNNRLSDVFENNDINYIQQYEKALFEQLCESGLIIDDEKDELKNAHFSRMLSRMDRSTYQVSVNTTLDCNLDCWYCHENKIKGTKITNEVIELVEKNIKATYDCNPYKELKLSFFGGEPLLNINSVKSLIELTSEFCRERKIELLLDFTTNGTLISKSFLTFLGKYRVIFQITLDGSSVRHDAIRKTNNGKGTYEKIISNMHLILENIENSYLWVRFNYDDESIHDLPKILDKIDGFNRKKCSLIIRKVWQVDHEKISKETILSTLFLILKQGFLVDYYTLPHNIPCFAERLNQVLINYDGKVFKCSTRDDFNDENAEGTFYESGLIKWDFDRLAKKMVFFGDDTCYECKLYPACFGRCSEKHLQNKDGFECVLKNLNLNIEELVLFNLKLKQLQQKLYV
- a CDS encoding IS5 family transposase; the encoded protein is MRYKTIDNDILFDDIFRLERLQQMGDPLERLNDIIDWEIFRPTLELIYEKDRKSNAGASSYCPILMFKILILQRYYNLSDFQTEYQILDRHSFSRFLGLVRSSAVPDEKTIWRFRDNITKLGLERDLFELFNEKLNNEGLLVSEGKIVDASFVEVPRQRNSEEENKHIKENDCIPESWESNVHKIRQKDIDARWAKKGSETFYGYKNHIKIDAKSKLIDEYTSSSAELHDSKVIELLIGDKSDENCDFYADSAYTGERCEEIIKKSDMNNKVNEKGTRGNPLTDQQKKRNKEKSKTRSRVEHVFGFMEYSMNKLYVRSIGFKRASTIIGLINLTYNLFRYEQIRRLQLM